Within the Bacillus pumilus genome, the region TATCAAACGCAAGAAGTCACAAACGAAATCATCAAACGATTGAAGAAATAATCCGTCATTAGAACCGCATCTCCACGTCTGCTATAATAAAAGGATGGATAGAAGAAAGAGATGTGAAATCTAGTGTCAAAAACAGTTGTATTAGCAGAGAAACCTTCGGTCGGACGTGATCTTGCACGTGTGCTGAAGTGTCATAAAAAAGGAAATGGCTTTTTAGAAGGAGATCAATACATTGTGACATGGGCGCTTGGCCATTTGGTCACACTGGCTGATCCAGAAGGCTACGGAAAAGAATTTCAATCCTGGCGTTTAGAGGATTTACCAATCATTCCTGAACCGCTGAAACTTGTGGTGATGAAGAAGACAGGGAAACAATTTCAAGCAGTGAAAGCACAGCTTGCGAGAAAAGATGTCAAAGACATTGTCATCGCAACAGATGCTGGACGTGAAGGAGAGCTTGTCGCACGATGGATTCTTGAAAAAGCCCATGTGAAAAAGCCTTTAAAACGACTATGGATTTCATCTGTCACGGACAAAGCCATTCAAGAAGGCTTCAAACGTTTAAAAGACGGCAAAGAATATGATAACTTGTATCGCTCAGCCGTTGCGCGCGCAGAGGCAGACTGGATTGTCGGCATCAACGCAACAAGAGCGCTGACAACCAAATTCAATGCACAGCTTTCCTGTGGACGGGTGCAAACACCAACGATCGCCATGATATTCAAACGAGAAGAAGACATTCAGCAATTTCAGCCGAAGCCGTTCTATGGATTGACTGCACAAGTAGATGGACTAACGTTGACCTGGCAGGATGCCAAAACAAAGCAAAACCGGACATTCCAAGAGAATGTGATCAAAGAGCGTTTGGCAGCCTGCAAAGGCAAACCAGCAGTGGTTGATGCGTTGAAAAAAACAGCGAAAAAAGCGTTCGCGCCGGGACTGTACGATCTGACTGAATTGCAGCGTGATGCACATAAACGCTATGGCTTCTCAGCCAAAGAAACATTATCTACGCTTCAGCGATTGTATGAGCAGCATAAGCTCGTCACATATCCGCGTACAGATTCACGATTTATTTCAGCGGATATCGTTCCTACATTAAAAGATCGTTTAAAAGGAATGAACGTCAGACCGTATGCGCAGCATGTGAACCGGATTTTACAGTCAGGTGTAAAAGCGCACAAAGGCTTCGTCAATGATGCCAAAGTGTCAGATCACCATGCGATCATTCCAACCGAGGAAGAGCTATATCCAGGAGTACTAAGCGATAAAGAGCGTAAATTATATGACCTCATTGCCAAACGATTCCTTGCTGTACTCATGAATCCTTTCGAGTATGAAGAAACAACGGTCATCACCAAAATAGGCAGTGAAACATTCACAGCAAAAGGGAAAACTGTGCAAGCAGCTGGCTGGAAAGCCGTGTACGATGACTCGTATGAAGAAGAGGAATCAGCCGAGGCAGATCAACATTTGCCGCTGCTTTCAGAAGGACAGTCACTAGACGTACGACAGCTGAAAGAAACAAGAGGAGAAACGAAACCTCCTGCACGTTTTAATGAAGCGACCTTATTATCTGCTATGGAAAACCCAGCGGCATTTATGCAGAACGAGGAAAAGGACTTAGTGAAAACCCTTGGTGAAACAGGTGGTCTAGGAACAGTAGCAACAAGAGCGGATATTATTGAAAAGCTGTTCAATAGCTTCTTAATCGAGAAAAAGGGCAAAGACATTTTCATCACCTCGAAAGGAAAGCAGTTGCTCTCGTTAGTGCCTGAGGACTTAAAGTCTCCTGCTTTAACAGCAGAATGGGAGCAAAAGCTTTCTAAAATCGCCAAAGGACAATTGAAGGCTTCTCAATTCATGAGTGAAATGAAATCGTATGCCAAACAAGCCGTATCTGAAATCAAACAGACGAACCAGACCTTTAAGCATGATAATGTCACTGGTACCCATTGTCCAGACTGCGGTAAACTCATGCTGAAAGTGAATGGAAAACATGGCACAATGCTTGTCTGTCAGGACAGGGAATGCGGCCATCGTAAAAATGTGGCAAAGAAAACAAACGCACGCTGCCCAAACTGTCATAAAAAGCTCGAGCTGCGCGGAGAAGGCGATGGCAAAATCTTTGCTTGTGTATGCGGCCATAGAGAAAAGCTGTCTGTCTTCGAAAAACGCAAATCTCAATCCAATCAAAAGAAAGCCAGTAAGCACGATGTGTCTAAATATATGAAGAAACAAAAGAAAGTGGAAGAACCCATTAATAACGCACTTGCTGAACAATTAAAGAAATTAAAATTAGATCAATAGTTCTATATAAACCCATGCGGAAACGCATGGGTTTTTCAATGTTATCAAGCATATTGACATGTTGTTTTTCTGAAAATGGGAATAAATATGCGAAAAGACTCGTAATTTGGTATAAAATATTTATTTAAATTTAAACAAAAACGCTCTATAATAAATCGTTAGATGTTTAGAGAACGGGGAGTTGAAAGGGGACACGAATGCATACACGCATATATCGTACAGCAATTTTTTTACTCATTGTTATTTTACTAGGCGGATGTACCTGGAGGCAGCAGAAAGAATCAGCTGATCCAGTATCACCTCAGCCCGTTTTACCTGGAGAATATTTCATCACTCACCACTTAATGACAGATCAAGGTTTGATTCGTACCTCCTTTGCAGAGGAGCATATTTACTTATCTGAATCACTTGGGCTTTGGATGGATTATCTTGTTCGAAAAAAAGACCAAAATTTATTTGATCAACAGTTAGGTGTTTTGCAAGATCAATTTTTATTAGATCATCATCTTCTCAGCTGGCAAATTGAATCTGAACAAAAAAGTAAAGCCAATGCTTTAGTTGATGATTTACGTGTAGTGTCGGCACTTCAAAAGGCAAATCGTTTGTGGAAGAAGCCAGCGTATCAATCGACAGCAAAAGAAATCGCTCAAGCGTTAAAAGAAAAAAACATGTACAAAGGCATATTGTCCGATTATTATGATGCATCAACAAATCGTACTTCACATACAATCACACTCTCTTATATAGACCCAAAAGCAATCAAAGAATTGGAATCCCTCCACATATTCACGAAACAAATGACCAGCAACCAATTAGCCATTCTAAAACAAGCACCGAGAAAAAAAGGATTTTTTCCTAAGTCCTATGACATAAAGAAAAAAACCTATTCATTCGATCAAGAAATCAATATGATCGATCAACTTTATACAGCTCAACATGCACATCATGCAAAGGTGAATACGTCTGAAATCATGAAATGGCTGAAAACGTCGTTTAAACAAGACGGAAAACTGTACGGGAGATATAAACTGAGCACTTTGCAACCCTCTGTCACATATGAATCGCCTTCGGTATATGCGCTCGTTATTTTGTATGCCCTTAAACAAAACGAACAGAAATTCGCAAAGACGGTCTATCACCGCATGAAAGAGTTACAAACCCAAGATCCTCTTAAGCCTTATTACGGAGGATACATGAACGAAAAAGAGACACACTCATTTGATAACTTATTGCCTCTAATTGCAGAAAGGGAGCTTTTAAATGAATCGGTTGTTCAGTAACACGTATCGCTTGTACTATTCTCTGCTCCTCACGTTTGCAGGCCTTATTTTGTTTATGGGCTACCTCAACGTACAAGATGCGGAGAGCTTTATGATCATCGCACTGACATTTGTCGTGTTAGGCTGCGGTATTTTATTTGGTATCCTACCAGCATTAATTTTCACCTTGTTGATT harbors:
- a CDS encoding DNA topoisomerase III, with protein sequence MSKTVVLAEKPSVGRDLARVLKCHKKGNGFLEGDQYIVTWALGHLVTLADPEGYGKEFQSWRLEDLPIIPEPLKLVVMKKTGKQFQAVKAQLARKDVKDIVIATDAGREGELVARWILEKAHVKKPLKRLWISSVTDKAIQEGFKRLKDGKEYDNLYRSAVARAEADWIVGINATRALTTKFNAQLSCGRVQTPTIAMIFKREEDIQQFQPKPFYGLTAQVDGLTLTWQDAKTKQNRTFQENVIKERLAACKGKPAVVDALKKTAKKAFAPGLYDLTELQRDAHKRYGFSAKETLSTLQRLYEQHKLVTYPRTDSRFISADIVPTLKDRLKGMNVRPYAQHVNRILQSGVKAHKGFVNDAKVSDHHAIIPTEEELYPGVLSDKERKLYDLIAKRFLAVLMNPFEYEETTVITKIGSETFTAKGKTVQAAGWKAVYDDSYEEEESAEADQHLPLLSEGQSLDVRQLKETRGETKPPARFNEATLLSAMENPAAFMQNEEKDLVKTLGETGGLGTVATRADIIEKLFNSFLIEKKGKDIFITSKGKQLLSLVPEDLKSPALTAEWEQKLSKIAKGQLKASQFMSEMKSYAKQAVSEIKQTNQTFKHDNVTGTHCPDCGKLMLKVNGKHGTMLVCQDRECGHRKNVAKKTNARCPNCHKKLELRGEGDGKIFACVCGHREKLSVFEKRKSQSNQKKASKHDVSKYMKKQKKVEEPINNALAEQLKKLKLDQ
- a CDS encoding glycosyl hydrolase family 8, with protein sequence MHTRIYRTAIFLLIVILLGGCTWRQQKESADPVSPQPVLPGEYFITHHLMTDQGLIRTSFAEEHIYLSESLGLWMDYLVRKKDQNLFDQQLGVLQDQFLLDHHLLSWQIESEQKSKANALVDDLRVVSALQKANRLWKKPAYQSTAKEIAQALKEKNMYKGILSDYYDASTNRTSHTITLSYIDPKAIKELESLHIFTKQMTSNQLAILKQAPRKKGFFPKSYDIKKKTYSFDQEINMIDQLYTAQHAHHAKVNTSEIMKWLKTSFKQDGKLYGRYKLSTLQPSVTYESPSVYALVILYALKQNEQKFAKTVYHRMKELQTQDPLKPYYGGYMNEKETHSFDNLLPLIAERELLNESVVQ